Genomic segment of Pochonia chlamydosporia 170 chromosome 1, whole genome shotgun sequence:
AGTTGCTCAGCACAGCTGTCTGATTCGATTCAACCTTCTAACACGACATTAGCTTTCAATGATGTTGCAGAACACGACGTTGCTTGGGGCGCATTTAATGTGAACTACGGGGACCTAATCGACTCCCCCTACATCCAACACGTTCTGTCACTGGGATTGGAGGAGTTGCACAGAATCACCTTGGCGTCAACATACGAAGAACGGTATCGGCTCCTAAACACCCCCAGCGGTCCACCCGCCACGAACGGCTTTTTGCAAGATGCGCTAGAAACCGCAAACAACGCAAACGAGGACCTCTTCCTCGACCGCCTGACACCAGAGCAGGAGGCTCTCCATATCAAGAAGCCATTCTTCGCTGATCCAGATTCAGGTCCCAGGGATGTTTGGCTATGGGCACATAAAGTAGAGTCTTGGGCAAATTGGGTGTACCAAGAAAACCGGCGCCAGCTACGTCAATGGGGATATGTTATGTGGGATAAAAGCCGATTGGAGACGGCCGGTGTCTTGCAAGAGCCCTGGTATGATCCAACTGGTACCCCTGAGTGGCTTTtgcaggaagaagaagctgttcGTCAACGAGGGTACATGCAGAACTCATGGGAGAAGAGAGAACGGATCCGGATGAAGGGTGGAAGCGGTTGGTGGAGTTGGGGGGATGAAAGCAAGGTGAAGTGGCCGAAAAATATATTCTTTCCTGGACAGGGAAGGTCGGTTCCTGGAAATATCAAACCTGCATCGCTTCGAGAGGCTCGGGAGTTGCTGAGTATGATGAAGCTACCTAAATAGCTTCAAAGTGAATACCAAGGCCATACACAGTCTTCCGCTCCGCTAAGATGGTGCATTTGTTCCCGTTGAGAGTCGGCTGGAGTTGAGCAGCCTAGTTTTGTTTTAGCCATTCTTGTTGACGAGTTTAACAACTTATTTTGAGTATCTACATGACAATATGTTCCGAATTGGGATACTCTGGCATAATAATAGAGTGCCCATACCAGCTGACCAGGCAAAAAAAACATGTTCACTTGCGGCTAATTGCCAACATAGTTAAATAATGGTGTACACGTTGGCATGTGCTATGTTTGGAGACAAAATGATATGCACATCAGCTTCGAAAATGTCCCTTCAGGGTCCGTTCAACCTTGGTTTACTTTAAAGAGACTCGTCACAGAAACCAATAAATCTTGCTTGTTCTAAAAACAGCCTCAGAACCATGGCCCTGTTCTAAAAAGGCTTGAGACCCCAGCTGCGGACAAGGTACATTTACAAACGCGTttccagactggacatgTTGGTACTACCATGACGTCTGATTTGTCACCTCTTAGTCCGATGCTCCATATAAACTCCTTCTAGACTGCCTTGGGCGGCGGACTATCGGCGTGCGGCGTCTCAGCTAACCGAAGCGTTATGCTACTCAACATGGTCGGCGGCTGATGATGTCCAAAACACCGACATTCAGCATCAAATTGCTCACGATGCGGGCAACAAATTTCTCAGCCTTCCCAGATGCGAAACCAGGATTTGTAATGCATTGGATGGAAGTGCGCCTTGGGGAAATGGAATTTGAGTATTTAAACCTGTCGAGAGCCGGTGTAGAATGACCAAATAAACATCAAATAACGTTACAATCAACATCACAATAACAAACCCTTTTGTACCACAAATTAATCGTCAATTAAACATCCTTCATCATGACTCGAGTTGCAATTGCAGGTGCGACGGGCAGCATTGGCGGTGTGATCGCCGCAGCAATCGCATCGACCAAGAAACACGAAGTTTTCGTGCTCTCTCGAAAGGTACCGATTAGAAAATTTGTGTATTCGCAAGACTTAACATGTCCGAAAAAGAAAACTGACGTGATCTAGGCCCCTGACGCGTCTAATAACTCTGGGTCAATCTCGACCCTCACCGTCAACTATGACTccgttgacgacattgagACAAAGCTGACTTCCAACAACATCGACACCGTCATTTGTTGCATGTCCTTGAACTCTGAGGCAGAAAATGCTTCACAGATCAATATTATTCGGGCGGCGGCCAAGTCCCCTACCGTCAAGCGTTTTGCGCCCAGCGAATTCGGCATCGATTACATGGAAGCTTCGCGACAGTACGTCAACCACCATTGCAACTCCATTCATTGCCAGCTAAAGGCATTGACACTAACGATATAACCCGTAGGAAGTATCCATTCCCGTCTACAGAGTTCAAAGTCGCCGCCATCCAAGAACTCCAAAAGACGGACCTCCAGTACACGAgattcatcaccagcacTTTCATGGACTACTTTGGCCCCCAGAATGCCCCCAGCCAACTCAAGGTCCTCCCGCTATTTATCGACCATCAAAGTCGAAAGGCCACCATCCCCGGTGACGGAAATACGCCTGTGGTGCTTACACACAGCACCGACGTGGGAAAGTTTGTCGCGGCGGCTGTGGATCTTCCCGAATGGCAGGAGAAGTCACTCGTTATTGGTGACAAATTGACTCTAAATGAACTGGTGGAGCGtgctgaagctgttggaAAATGTTTGTTTCTTTGCACTCTCACATCGTATGAGTGTATTGCTGACATGAAACTAGGCAAATATGAAGTCACTCATGTAAGCATTGACAAGTTCCAGTCCGGCGACATCCCTGAGTTGCCTTGCGATGTGCACGTGTATCGCTTCGTGCCCAAGGAGATGGTAATGGGGATTCGGCAAGGTGCCggtctggccatggctgctggatGGATGAACCTTGATACTAGCAGTGGGACGCTGAATGATCGGTTGCCGGGGGTTGAGAGTCTATCTGTGGCGAAGTTTTTCTCGAAGTATGTCGCTGAGGCGGACCAGACGGCGTATTATGGCTAGATTTACGGCTAGGAAATGAGCTAGATTCCGTGATGAGTTATAGGTGGTATATGCTAGATTAATATGAACTGTATCTCATGGGCATGAAGTAGTATCTGAGTGAATTCAGCTGGTTCTGATACCCTTGGAATGGACTAATATGTCGTAGGCGCCTAAGATAGCCCATTCTCACAATCTAATAACTCAAACCATCGCCTTAATCACATCATCCTTCAGGCGAATATAGTAGTTCAACAAATCCGAACTACTAGTCACATTATATACCAACCTCGTCTCCAAATCAACCCTAAGGTAATCCGTGCCACGATAACTAATCGGTGTTCCCACAGGGACCGTCCTGCAGACAAGTCAGTTGACAACTTCCATTCCAGCATCTACATCTCTCATCAGCATTTCGACTGTCGTATACATACACATTAGTTGCATTTGCACTCAGGCTATCACTCTGCCATCTAATCACCGAGATATCGCACGACGCAAAACACTCGATAATAGAATACGTCACATTCGTGACCAACGCTCCGCTATACCCAGATCCAGTTACCGCCTCATGGACATCAGCCGAGGAATTGTACACGGGCGCTGGGTCACCAAATGTGGCACCTTCATCGTAATACTACGCACATTAGCTGATGACCAAGAGCTTGTAAAGAGATGCATGTGCTCACGGTGATATTCTTCGTCAAAGTACTCGGGATTATGGCTGAGCCTGTTCCCGTTCCGTTCTCGTTTGTTTGGAAGATCTGAAGCCAGCGAAGGCCAATGTTGTATGCTTCACCGGCACTGAGACAAGGTGGGTTACTCGTTGTCTGGGCTGCTACCCATGGCACATGGAGCAAGAGTGGTGcgacgatggctttggaGAACAACATGTCTGTGAGGGTGGACTGGTATTCCTTGATTGAGGCTGTttttactccgtacatcaGCAGAATGGAAACATGCCATATAAGTAGCGATTCGTTTATGGATCTACAGATATCAACTGCCGAGAGTTGTGGCAGCCGGAGATGCCAATCTGGCTACTCGTGGAGGGAGGATCGACAGAGCAAAGCTGAAATCATAACCTTTGACCATTTTACTACCTCTTTGGGATGATGATCAATTTCGGATAAGAGAGTTTAATGATTGTCACACACAATTTGATGTAGTCATAAGCGATGCAACTCCTATCCTTGTGATGATTGCCGTTGATATTGGTCTTACAAATGGCCCAATTCGATACCCGTTTTGGAAACGAAGGTCTCAGACCATGTTAGATTAGTGCCACTAGCATCGAACTAGGATCCCGGACTACCGGGAGGACAAGAGGTTCTGAATGTGGGGTATCTAGCTCAAGACGAAATTGGACGAGAGACCGTTAAAGTATTACGCTGACCGCGAAGCTGTCGATCAATCCGCAGCCGAATTGGGTTGGCAACTTGGGGACATGTTCCAACATGAGTTCTGTTCAATAGTCATGCAATTTAATTTCACCTGCGCTCTCCGTATCCTTCCTAGTCGTTATACATTAAAGTCTCGTCCCCAAATTTACATGGATCGCCTTGGTCTGCGTGTATGCATCGAGGGCATACTTTCCAAGCTCTCTCCGACAGAAGACTTGTACCCGCCAAACGGGATACCGAAATGCGAGTCCCCAGAAGAATTGACCCAAACCATACCTGCCTGCAGCTTCCTCGCTACAGTGTGACCTCTGGACATGTTCTCCGTGAAAACGGCCGCAGCCAGGCCATATGATGTGTCGTTCGCCTTGGCCACTGCTTCATCCTGGGTTGcaaacttgttgatgacaaCCACGGGCCCAAATATCTCGTCTCGAACAATAGTAGCACTTTCCTCCGCCTGGGAACGTTAGACCATTAATGCAGAAAAAAGATGGTTATCCTGTGCTTACCTCTGCGAAAATGGTTGGCTGAATGTAGTATCCCTCCCCGTCCACCTTTGCGCCGCCACTAAGGATCTTGGCCCCTTCTTTGCGGCCTGCTTCAATGTATGAAAGAATGCGATCAAATTGGATCTTGGAGACTTGTGGTCCGTGATTGACATCGTCCTTGAATGGACTCCCCATGACAGTGCTCTTCTTGGTGAATTCGGCAAAACGTGATACAAAATCATCATACACCTTCTCATGAACGTAGATTCGAGACGTCGAGGTGCAGACTTGACCTGAATTATCCATGATGCCAACATGCGCCCACTTGACCGCTTGATCCAAGTCTGCGTCTTCGAAAATAATAAGAGGGCTCTTGCCGCCGCACTCGAGTGTGATATtcttcaaatttgatgcCGCAGAGCGCATGATTGCACGTCCGGTGTTTGTGCTCCCAGTGAATGCAATCTTGTCAACCTGGGTATGCTCTGCCAGTGTCTTTCCAGCCACAGGCCCCAGACCAGGAATGACATTGACGACGCCAGGCGGGAATCCAGCTTCCTGCACCAGCTTGCCGAAATACATGGCAGATAAGGGGGTCTGCTCTGCCGGCTTTACAATAACCACGTTGCCGCAAGCCAGAGCAGGTGCTACTTTCCAAGCCAGCATCATGAATGGGAAGTTCCACGGGATGATTTGGCCGCAGACACCCAACGGTTCTTGGACGGTATATGCAAACTTCGCGGGAGACGTGTCTATTGTGTCGCCGTATATCTTGTCTGCCCATCCGGCATAGTACTTGAAGACATTGTATGACTCGTCCAGATCCGCTTCAAGTGCGACAGAGTATGGTTTGCCGCAGTCGTAGGCATCAATAGCTGCTATGAGCTTTCGGTCCCGATCGATGAGGGAGGCGAGCTTTACGAGATAATCTCCCCGTTCTACAGGCGTAAGATCAGACCACGGTCCTTGAAATGCTTTGCGGGCTGCATCAACAGCTTCGTTGACATCAGATTCGGATGCTCCCTTCAACGTGATGATTTCCTGCTCAGTGGACGGGTTCACGACCATAAATTCATCTCCGGATGCATGTTTGAAGGTATTATTGATGAACAAGCCGACGGGCTGTTCGTACTTGACGCCATTTGGAAGAGTAATGTTGGTCGTCGACATGGCAGCGTGTGTTGCGAGTCTGTTTCGTCAATCGTACTTGAGACcttgaaggaggtgatgaGGGGAAGAAAGGTGTCGGGTTCCGGAACGCAATCCATTTTACCCTTCACCACACTCAATAGATGGCACATTGCTCCGTTAGCCACTGCCATTATGCAACTTGATTTGTATCCATTCCTTCCAGACTTGGCGGAGTTGGCGATGAGTGCCACTTCCTCAAGTCAATTGAAGATGCGTCAAGGCAATCGCGTGGCTTGGCACTAACCCAGAGTTGGTGAAAAGGTAGGCACAAGCTTTGGATGCTTGCATATGCAGAATATTGGAACTCcaatccaagtccaagtcgcAGAGCTCCAAAGCTCCCGTCTGGTTCGTTTCGGTGCGGGGTAGGTGGCAATAAATGTCAACCTGGTGGGATCATGGTTCGATGGTTGGGCGATTCGAGCAAATCCCAGGTGTGTGGTCGCTCCAATTTCCTCGGCTCCGTGCTAGGTGGAGAAACATAGCCGCCAATCCCCCAACTTGGAGAGAAATCATTCCATGTCACCTGTAGAACGGccgtggtgatggttgtgcTGAGCACATTGACTtcatacctaggtacataaCCTCCTGAGGCAGATCGGTCTGGCCacgatcaattgatgtccGGTGTTTTTGTTGCGCTGCAGTAACCTGGCCAACAACTTGACCCAATCAGCAACCAATAAGAGCTCACTTGATGTATCCAAGTCAAGGTGAGTCACGGGACATCTCGAAGAACCTCTCAACGATTCGGCATATCTGCCATCTCCACCTTCAGTGGTGACTCAGGGACCGATTCATTTATTCGTGACTCTTCTGCTCCGGTAGAACACTTTATAAGTTTTGAATAGTCCCTCGCCACAGGATATCCTGCATCATGGGGGGAACTTGGCTGTGTTCCACCTCTCAGCCAAGTATTTTGCGCTCTCAACGATAATGTCGTTCCATCAACTTCCCCCGGAAATTCTGCTCCATATCCTCCGCTCGCTAGGCTCAGCGT
This window contains:
- a CDS encoding zinc finger domain-containing protein (similar to Metarhizium robertsii ARSEF 23 XP_011411066.1), with product MGQNTELQPAPVERLSVELVRMILSDLPDVSSLQAAALSCPLFYKAFSGAENTITTQVLLRNIDKSLLPEVLLAFKSSGLHWRRMRDNRRQAVADFITQNLHQRTVLPPSWPLRKAIHFERLNFCVKELTEMFIQATLTRNPINQSKAAATCQETHRIQRAFYRFEIYRNLFSERPKPYYDTPGEESPLFFASFSPWENEQLGCVHDFLVQAVSPAFNDVAEHDVAWGAFNVNYGDLIDSPYIQHVLSLGLEELHRITLASTYEERYRLLNTPSGPPATNGFLQDALETANNANEDLFLDRLTPEQEALHIKKPFFADPDSGPRDVWLWAHKVESWANWVYQENRRQLRQWGYVMWDKSRLETAGVLQEPWYDPTGTPEWLLQEEEAVRQRGYMQNSWEKRERIRMKGGSGWWSWGDESKVKWPKNIFFPGQGRSVPGNIKPASLREARELLSMMKLPK
- a CDS encoding aldehyde dehydrogenase (similar to Verticillium alfalfae VaMs.102 XP_003004028.1), with the protein product MSTTNITLPNGVKYEQPVGLFINNTFKHASGDEFMVVNPSTEQEIITLKGASESDVNEAVDAARKAFQGPWSDLTPVERGDYLVKLASLIDRDRKLIAAIDAYDCGKPYSVALEADLDESYNVFKYYAGWADKIYGDTIDTSPAKFAYTVQEPLGVCGQIIPWNFPFMMLAWKVAPALACGNVVIVKPAEQTPLSAMYFGKLVQEAGFPPGVVNVIPGLGPVAGKTLAEHTQVDKIAFTGSTNTGRAIMRSAASNLKNITLECGGKSPLIIFEDADLDQAVKWAHVGIMDNSGQVCTSTSRIYVHEKVYDDFVSRFAEFTKKSTVMGSPFKDDVNHGPQVSKIQFDRILSYIEAGRKEGAKILSGGAKVDGEGYYIQPTIFAEAEESATIVRDEIFGPVVVINKFATQDEAVAKANDTSYGLAAAVFTENMSRGHTVARKLQAGMVWVNSSGDSHFGIPFGGYKSSVGESLETSIKEYQSTLTDMLFSKAIVAPLLLHVPWVAAQTTSNPPCLSAGEAYNIGLRWLQIFQTNENGTGTGSAIIPSTLTKNITYYDEGATFGDPAPVYNSSADVHEAVTGSGYSGALVTNVTYSIIECFASCDISVIRWQSDSLSANATNVTVPVGTPISYRGTDYLRVDLETRLVYNVTSSSDLLNYYIRLKDDVIKAMV